The following proteins come from a genomic window of Microbacterium lemovicicum:
- a CDS encoding TIGR04028 family ABC transporter substrate-binding protein, giving the protein MNRPVLRAAAGVLAVAVVATLTACASGSAPTGSAAPAGDPVTGGTLTYLEHQAYTNLYPPQAGFYPNGGLVNNLNARLTWQNPETLEIEPWVATDWTVNADATEYTFDLRDDVTFSDGTPLDAAAVAKNFDTYGLGAPDRGLTVSEAINNYASSEVVDADTVVFRFSAAAPGFLQATSTITSGLVSPATLDLSLEDFGAGNAEKIIGSGPFTATDEKIGTEITLTARDDYDWAPATEGHQGRPYVDAVKIIVTPEDSVRIGSLLAGQADYIRYVQAFDEPRVESSGFQLFAPQTRGVNNGLSLRFTNPLLSDLRVRQALVAGVDAQEVVDTLFTANYPKATSALSSSAPGYKDESAFYAYDPEKSETLLDEAGWTAGSDGIREKDGQRLSLTVYEAAPQPLSKQTLELVAQQLKKIGVELNVKAADSGTYAADIKDPLKTPLYHSMVGRADLDVIKSQFFTKNRNTLLSDDAQLDQLLLNVAGDPDPAARIEDSQAVQDYLAEQAYVIPLFEEPQVYGVAPYVHGVEFESVARPLFYDVWLGDKG; this is encoded by the coding sequence ATGAATCGTCCCGTCCTCCGCGCCGCGGCCGGCGTCCTCGCCGTCGCGGTCGTCGCCACCCTCACGGCCTGCGCCTCCGGCAGCGCGCCGACCGGCTCGGCCGCCCCGGCCGGCGACCCCGTCACCGGGGGAACCCTCACCTACCTCGAGCACCAGGCGTACACGAACCTCTACCCGCCGCAGGCCGGCTTCTACCCGAACGGCGGTCTGGTCAACAACCTGAACGCGCGCCTGACGTGGCAGAACCCCGAGACGCTCGAGATCGAGCCGTGGGTCGCGACCGACTGGACCGTGAACGCCGACGCCACCGAGTACACGTTCGATCTGCGCGACGACGTCACCTTCTCCGACGGCACGCCGCTGGATGCCGCGGCGGTGGCCAAGAACTTCGACACGTACGGTCTCGGCGCCCCCGACCGCGGACTGACCGTCTCCGAGGCGATCAACAACTACGCCTCCAGCGAGGTCGTCGACGCCGACACGGTGGTCTTCCGCTTCTCCGCTGCCGCGCCCGGGTTCCTGCAGGCCACCTCGACCATCACCTCCGGCCTCGTCTCGCCGGCCACCCTCGACCTCTCGCTCGAGGACTTCGGTGCCGGCAACGCGGAGAAGATCATCGGCAGCGGCCCCTTCACCGCGACCGACGAGAAGATCGGCACCGAGATCACGCTGACGGCACGCGACGACTACGACTGGGCGCCGGCGACCGAGGGCCACCAGGGCCGGCCGTACGTCGACGCCGTGAAGATCATCGTCACCCCCGAGGACAGCGTGCGGATCGGCTCGCTGCTCGCGGGCCAGGCGGACTACATCCGCTACGTCCAGGCGTTCGACGAGCCGCGGGTCGAATCCTCCGGCTTCCAGCTGTTCGCTCCGCAGACCCGCGGTGTGAACAACGGGCTCAGCCTGCGCTTCACGAACCCGCTGCTGAGCGACCTGCGGGTGCGCCAGGCCCTCGTCGCCGGTGTCGACGCCCAGGAGGTCGTCGACACGCTCTTCACCGCGAACTACCCGAAGGCCACCTCTGCTCTCAGCTCGAGTGCGCCCGGGTACAAGGACGAGTCGGCGTTCTACGCCTACGATCCGGAGAAGTCCGAGACGCTCCTCGACGAGGCCGGCTGGACGGCCGGTTCGGACGGCATCCGCGAGAAGGACGGCCAGCGCCTGTCGCTCACGGTGTACGAGGCGGCCCCGCAGCCGCTGTCGAAGCAGACGCTGGAGCTCGTGGCGCAGCAGCTGAAGAAGATCGGCGTCGAGCTGAACGTGAAGGCCGCCGACTCCGGCACCTACGCCGCCGACATCAAGGATCCGCTCAAGACCCCGCTGTACCACTCGATGGTCGGGCGCGCGGATCTCGACGTCATCAAGAGCCAGTTCTTCACCAAGAACCGGAACACGCTGCTCTCCGACGACGCGCAGCTCGACCAGCTGCTGCTGAACGTCGCGGGCGACCCCGACCCGGCCGCCCGCATCGAGGACTCCCAGGCCGTGCAGGACTACCTCGCCGAGCAGGCCTACGTGATCCCGCTGTTCGAAGAGCCGCAGGTCTACGGCGTCGCGCCGTACGTCCACGGCGTCGAGTTCGAATCCGTCGCCCGTCCGCTGTTCTACGACGTGTGGCTCGGCGACAAGGGCTGA
- a CDS encoding NtaA/DmoA family FMN-dependent monooxygenase (This protein belongs to a clade of FMN-dependent monooxygenases, within a broader family of flavin-dependent oxidoreductases, the luciferase-like monooxygenase (LMM) family, some of whose members use coenzyme F420 rather than FMN.) translates to MTEPLIFGAMVRTLGAHPAGWRHPGAHADPTDDAAILRRIARVAEAADLDYLFFGDWLATGPDLEFRDPYLLARIDPISAVLYLASVTERIGLIATVNTTYADPYATARATASLDLLTGGRGGVNLVTGAEPRAAGNHGRDAHADNAGRYDRAEEFVQVLRRLWESWDEGAWIADRDSGVLIDPDRLRPAAFEGAALRVEGPLNVARPPQGHLPLVHAGTSPRSRALAGSEADLALIAAPDIDAARIARAELRAAAAAAGRDPASVKVIAPVLPVVAETDAAARAVVDRLLQLVPLADRHGERTGFPSGRTLTGFLDAIELSVDHEARTARLDDVVTPGVVAQFGATGTRIVELVAQRTGRRAGADRDETALTWRHLVAAHAVPAAFVVGDAATIADHFESWRDAGAADGFNVLSAFQPGQFEAFATLAVPELRTRGLLGRSGATLRDRLGLGAPRLTYTTAVAAAS, encoded by the coding sequence ATGACCGAGCCGTTGATCTTCGGCGCCATGGTGCGCACCCTCGGCGCGCATCCGGCCGGGTGGCGCCACCCCGGGGCGCACGCCGATCCGACGGACGACGCCGCGATCCTGCGCCGCATCGCACGGGTCGCCGAGGCCGCCGACCTCGACTACCTCTTCTTCGGCGACTGGCTGGCCACGGGCCCCGACCTCGAGTTCCGCGACCCGTATCTCCTCGCCCGCATCGACCCGATCAGCGCGGTGCTCTACCTGGCGTCGGTGACCGAGCGCATCGGCCTCATCGCGACCGTGAACACCACCTACGCCGACCCGTACGCCACGGCCCGGGCCACCGCATCCCTCGATCTCCTCACCGGCGGCCGCGGCGGCGTCAACCTCGTCACCGGCGCGGAGCCCCGCGCAGCCGGCAACCACGGCCGCGACGCGCACGCCGACAACGCCGGCCGCTACGACCGGGCGGAGGAGTTCGTCCAGGTGCTGCGGCGGCTGTGGGAGTCGTGGGACGAGGGCGCCTGGATCGCCGACCGCGACTCCGGGGTGCTCATCGATCCGGACCGCCTGCGGCCCGCGGCGTTCGAGGGGGCGGCGCTGCGCGTCGAGGGTCCGCTGAACGTCGCCCGGCCGCCGCAGGGCCACCTGCCGCTGGTGCACGCCGGCACGTCGCCGCGCTCGCGCGCCCTCGCCGGCTCCGAGGCCGACCTCGCGCTCATCGCCGCGCCCGACATCGACGCCGCCCGCATCGCCCGGGCCGAGCTGCGCGCCGCCGCGGCCGCCGCCGGACGGGATCCCGCCTCGGTGAAGGTGATCGCCCCGGTGCTGCCGGTCGTGGCCGAGACGGATGCCGCGGCCCGCGCCGTCGTCGACCGGCTGCTGCAGCTGGTGCCGCTCGCCGACCGGCACGGAGAGCGGACGGGGTTCCCCTCGGGGCGGACGCTGACGGGGTTCCTCGACGCGATCGAGCTCTCCGTCGACCACGAGGCCCGCACCGCTCGACTGGACGACGTCGTCACCCCGGGCGTCGTGGCGCAGTTCGGCGCGACGGGAACCCGCATCGTGGAGCTCGTCGCTCAGCGCACCGGCCGTCGCGCGGGCGCCGATCGTGACGAGACCGCCCTCACCTGGCGGCACCTGGTCGCCGCGCACGCGGTGCCGGCGGCCTTCGTCGTCGGAGATGCCGCGACCATCGCCGACCACTTCGAGAGCTGGCGCGACGCCGGGGCCGCCGACGGCTTCAACGTGCTCTCCGCCTTCCAGCCCGGCCAGTTCGAGGCCTTCGCCACCCTGGCCGTGCCCGAGCTCCGTACCCGCGGTCTCCTCGGCCGCTCCGGCGCGACCCTGCGCGACCGGCTGGGCCTGGGCGCACCGCGTCTGACGTACACGACCGCGGTCGCCGCAGCATCCTGA
- a CDS encoding sulfurtransferase: MPLLTTPADLAELIAAEDAVRVLDVRWRLDAPDGRIAYRAGHIPGAVYVDLDHELSTHGAPQDGRHPVPDRDTLQAAARRWGVSNGDTVVVYDDAGSVAAARAWWLLSRSGITDVRVIDGGLRAWTGDGRALEEGQVVPVPGDVDLEPLLPGLDIDEAAAWPENGVLLDVRAPERYRGETEPMDPVAGHIPGAVNLPTPSFTDAGRFRSPDELRAAFAGAGARDDVPVAAYCGSGIAASHAALAGALAGIEVTVYPGSWSQWSQTPGRPVATGAEPHGGAPA, translated from the coding sequence ATGCCTCTTCTCACGACACCCGCCGACCTGGCCGAGCTGATCGCCGCCGAAGACGCCGTCCGCGTGCTCGACGTGCGATGGCGACTGGACGCCCCCGACGGCCGCATCGCCTACCGTGCCGGGCACATCCCCGGCGCCGTGTACGTCGACCTCGACCACGAGCTGTCCACCCACGGCGCCCCGCAGGACGGACGTCACCCCGTGCCCGACCGCGACACGCTGCAGGCGGCCGCACGCCGGTGGGGTGTCTCGAACGGTGACACGGTCGTCGTCTACGACGATGCGGGATCCGTCGCGGCTGCCCGTGCCTGGTGGCTTCTCAGTCGCAGCGGCATCACGGACGTCCGCGTAATCGACGGCGGTCTGCGCGCCTGGACCGGCGACGGCCGCGCGCTCGAAGAGGGACAGGTCGTCCCCGTCCCCGGCGACGTCGACCTCGAGCCCCTTCTCCCGGGCCTGGACATCGACGAGGCCGCCGCCTGGCCTGAGAACGGCGTGCTCCTGGACGTGCGCGCCCCCGAGCGCTACCGCGGCGAGACCGAGCCGATGGACCCCGTGGCCGGGCACATCCCCGGCGCCGTCAACCTTCCGACTCCCTCGTTCACCGACGCCGGGCGCTTCCGCTCGCCGGACGAGCTCCGTGCGGCGTTCGCCGGCGCCGGCGCGCGCGACGACGTTCCCGTCGCCGCCTACTGCGGCTCCGGCATCGCGGCCTCTCACGCCGCGCTCGCCGGAGCACTCGCGGGCATCGAAGTCACGGTCTATCCCGGTTCGTGGAGCCAGTGGTCCCAGACGCCGGGCCGGCCGGTGGCGACGGGCGCGGAGCCGCACGGCGGAGCGCCGGCATGA
- a CDS encoding M20/M25/M40 family metallo-hydrolase — protein MASPVDRFRDLLRIPTVSHVDEARTVWARFDEFADALADLYPLLHARLERDVVAGHSLLYRWPGRSASAPLVLMAHYDVVPVVEEEWEHGPFAADLVGDGEDAAIHARGAIDDKGALVAVAEAVEQLLAEGVTPERDVYLSFGHNEETAGDGARAIVSLLRERGVRPGLVLDEGGAVVEGVLPGVSVPTAMVGVAERGVMTLELVVREDGGHASTPPATPATVRLARAIDRLYRHPFPARITPPVRAMLATVAPHAARPLSAVFGSLGVTAPLVAAALTRLGPETNALVRTTAVVTELSGAPAENVLATTARASVNIRLLTGDSSIGAVAHVRRAIDDPAVEVVVRHASEPSPVSPWRGEEWRRLAGAVRDTLGQDVVTTPYLQLGASDSRWFTELSTHVYRFTPFAMSRAERDALHSHNERIRVSSWLRGIGFYRALIAAS, from the coding sequence GTGGCATCCCCGGTCGACCGCTTCCGTGATCTGCTCCGCATTCCGACGGTGTCCCACGTCGACGAGGCGCGCACCGTCTGGGCGCGCTTCGACGAGTTCGCCGATGCCCTCGCCGACCTCTACCCGCTGCTGCACGCGCGTCTCGAGCGCGACGTCGTCGCCGGTCACTCGCTGCTGTACCGCTGGCCCGGCCGCTCCGCGTCGGCGCCGCTCGTGCTCATGGCCCACTACGACGTCGTGCCGGTCGTCGAGGAGGAGTGGGAGCACGGGCCGTTCGCCGCGGATCTCGTCGGGGACGGGGAGGATGCCGCGATCCACGCCCGCGGGGCGATCGACGACAAGGGCGCGCTGGTGGCCGTCGCCGAGGCCGTGGAGCAGCTGCTGGCCGAGGGGGTGACGCCGGAGCGCGACGTGTACCTCTCCTTCGGCCACAACGAGGAGACCGCCGGCGACGGCGCGCGGGCGATCGTGTCCCTCCTGCGTGAGCGCGGCGTGCGGCCGGGTCTCGTGCTGGACGAGGGCGGGGCCGTCGTGGAGGGGGTGCTCCCCGGCGTCTCGGTGCCCACCGCCATGGTGGGCGTCGCCGAGCGCGGGGTGATGACGCTCGAGCTGGTCGTCCGCGAGGACGGCGGGCACGCCTCGACGCCGCCGGCCACCCCGGCCACCGTGCGCCTCGCCCGTGCCATCGACCGGCTCTACCGGCATCCGTTCCCCGCGCGCATCACCCCGCCGGTGCGGGCGATGCTCGCCACCGTCGCCCCGCACGCCGCCCGGCCGCTCAGCGCGGTCTTCGGATCGCTCGGCGTCACGGCGCCGCTGGTCGCGGCCGCCCTCACCCGGCTCGGCCCCGAGACGAACGCCCTCGTGCGCACGACGGCGGTGGTCACAGAATTGAGCGGCGCCCCCGCGGAGAACGTGCTCGCGACGACCGCGCGCGCCTCGGTGAACATCCGACTGCTCACCGGGGACTCGTCGATCGGCGCCGTCGCGCACGTCCGCCGCGCGATCGACGACCCGGCCGTCGAGGTCGTGGTGCGGCACGCGTCCGAGCCCTCGCCGGTCTCACCCTGGCGCGGCGAGGAGTGGCGCCGACTCGCGGGCGCCGTGCGCGACACGCTCGGCCAGGACGTCGTGACGACGCCCTACCTGCAGCTCGGGGCCAGCGACAGCCGCTGGTTCACCGAGCTGAGCACGCACGTCTACCGCTTCACGCCGTTCGCGATGAGCCGAGCCGAGCGCGACGCGCTGCACTCCCACAACGAACGCATCCGGGTGTCGTCGTGGCTGCGGGGCATCGGCTTCTACCGGGCCCTCATCGCCGCGTCCTGA
- a CDS encoding Gfo/Idh/MocA family protein, which produces MTSSAPTGLRWGILATGGIAHAFASDLRTAGLDLVAVGSRRPDAAAAFAAEFGIPHVHGSYEDLAADPDVDIVYVATPHPAHAENALLLIEHGKHVLVEKPFTLTAAEAARVQEAAAARGVLAMEAMWTRYLPHMVRIREIVAAGTLGEVRALTADHTQKISDDPSHRLNDLALGGGALLDLGIYPVSFAWDILGAPATVAVAARVGETGADTEIAAIFTHASGALSTSISSSRAAGPNTASVVGTEARIEIDRVWYTPTSFRVTATDGTVLEEYVSEVEGRGMQYQALAAERIIAEGGTDSDVLPIAESVAIMANLDEMRRTIGVRYPGEADHG; this is translated from the coding sequence ATGACCTCTTCCGCCCCCACCGGTCTGCGCTGGGGCATTCTCGCCACCGGCGGGATCGCGCACGCCTTCGCCTCCGACCTCCGCACCGCAGGACTCGACCTCGTCGCCGTCGGCTCCCGCCGCCCCGACGCCGCCGCCGCCTTCGCGGCCGAGTTCGGCATCCCCCACGTCCACGGGTCCTACGAGGACCTCGCCGCCGACCCCGACGTGGACATCGTCTACGTCGCCACCCCTCACCCCGCGCACGCCGAGAACGCGCTGCTGCTCATCGAGCACGGCAAGCACGTGCTCGTCGAGAAGCCCTTCACCCTCACCGCCGCCGAGGCCGCGCGCGTCCAGGAGGCGGCCGCGGCACGTGGCGTGCTGGCGATGGAGGCGATGTGGACGCGCTACCTGCCGCACATGGTGCGCATCCGCGAGATCGTCGCCGCCGGCACGCTCGGCGAGGTGCGCGCGCTGACCGCCGACCACACGCAGAAGATCAGCGACGACCCCTCGCACCGGCTCAACGACCTCGCACTCGGCGGCGGCGCGCTCCTCGACCTCGGGATCTACCCCGTCTCGTTCGCGTGGGACATCCTCGGCGCACCCGCGACGGTCGCCGTCGCCGCGCGCGTCGGCGAGACCGGTGCCGACACCGAGATCGCGGCGATCTTCACGCACGCGTCCGGGGCCCTGTCCACGAGCATCTCGTCCTCCCGTGCCGCGGGCCCGAACACGGCCAGCGTCGTCGGCACCGAGGCCCGCATCGAGATCGACCGCGTCTGGTACACCCCGACGTCGTTCCGTGTGACGGCGACCGACGGCACCGTGCTCGAGGAGTACGTCTCCGAGGTCGAGGGCCGGGGCATGCAGTACCAGGCGCTCGCCGCCGAACGGATCATCGCGGAGGGCGGCACCGACAGCGACGTGCTGCCGATCGCCGAGAGCGTCGCCATCATGGCGAACCTCGACGAGATGCGCAGGACGATCGGGGTCCGCTACCCCGGAGAGGCAGATCATGGCTGA
- a CDS encoding OST-HTH/LOTUS domain-containing protein produces the protein MVVEDDQQDEEDPQESATRLLERALRLGVKDDSEWLHSSAVKTHMRRMDPSFSEKALGFRSFNDFVKARADVAELEETGHERLVRLHPSRS, from the coding sequence ATGGTCGTCGAGGACGACCAGCAGGACGAGGAGGACCCGCAGGAGAGCGCGACGCGACTGCTCGAGCGGGCGCTGCGGCTCGGCGTGAAGGACGATTCCGAGTGGCTCCACAGCTCCGCCGTGAAGACGCACATGCGCCGCATGGACCCGTCGTTCAGCGAGAAGGCGCTCGGCTTCCGGTCGTTCAACGACTTCGTGAAGGCGCGCGCCGACGTCGCCGAACTCGAGGAGACCGGTCACGAGCGCCTGGTGCGCCTGCACCCCTCGCGCTCCTGA
- a CDS encoding ROK family transcriptional regulator — protein MARLTSPPGSQSSLREANRARLVESLKRHGRLTQVELAGSTGLSPATVSNIVKELTAAGLLHTSITSRSGRRATLVSLSRRLGLVAGVHFSSRQLHIAIADVTRTIVAQTSLPLALDHRHDAELDRLAILLSDMMESLGGSVGDLLAVGLALPAPVDPRTGMVSTPGLLRGWEGVDIGADLASRIDRPVYVDSEANLGGLAEAREGSSRSVGSSVFIRVGHTISAGLVVNGDLFRGVNGKAGQIGHVTIDENGPICRCSNRGCLETYAGGPALLSLFPPSDGMHRLGDLLQAAEDGDGSSRRVIADAGRHLGIAAASLCNLFDPELIVVGGELGQAGEILMAPMRHSLDRSALATDTGLPEIVGASFGEWAEARGAIAIALDHVTVDAEALPYSA, from the coding sequence GTGGCCCGCCTGACTTCGCCCCCAGGCTCTCAGTCTTCGCTCCGCGAAGCCAACAGAGCCCGGCTCGTCGAGTCGTTGAAGCGCCACGGACGCCTCACGCAGGTGGAGCTCGCCGGCAGCACGGGGCTGTCGCCGGCGACCGTCTCCAACATCGTCAAGGAGCTCACCGCGGCGGGGCTGCTGCACACATCCATCACCTCGCGCAGCGGTCGCCGCGCGACCCTCGTGTCGCTCTCGCGGCGCCTCGGGCTCGTCGCGGGCGTGCACTTCAGTTCGCGGCAGCTGCACATCGCCATCGCGGACGTGACGCGCACGATCGTCGCGCAGACCTCGCTCCCCCTCGCCCTCGATCACCGCCACGACGCCGAGCTCGATCGCCTCGCGATCCTGCTCAGCGACATGATGGAGTCGCTCGGCGGCAGCGTGGGAGACCTGCTCGCCGTCGGTCTCGCGCTGCCGGCTCCCGTCGATCCGCGCACCGGCATGGTCTCCACGCCGGGACTCCTCCGCGGCTGGGAGGGCGTCGACATCGGCGCCGACCTCGCCTCGCGCATCGACCGGCCGGTCTACGTCGACAGCGAGGCCAACCTCGGCGGTCTCGCGGAGGCCCGCGAGGGCAGCAGCCGCAGCGTCGGCTCATCGGTCTTCATCCGCGTCGGTCACACCATCAGCGCCGGACTGGTCGTGAACGGCGACCTGTTCCGCGGCGTCAACGGCAAGGCCGGCCAGATCGGCCACGTCACGATCGACGAGAACGGCCCGATCTGCCGCTGCAGCAACCGCGGCTGCCTCGAGACGTACGCCGGCGGCCCCGCCCTGCTGTCCCTGTTCCCGCCGTCCGACGGCATGCACCGGCTCGGCGATCTGCTCCAGGCGGCGGAGGACGGCGACGGCAGCTCCCGCCGCGTCATCGCCGACGCCGGACGCCATCTCGGCATCGCTGCCGCGAGCCTCTGCAACCTCTTCGACCCCGAGCTCATCGTCGTCGGCGGCGAGCTCGGCCAGGCGGGCGAGATCCTGATGGCCCCGATGCGCCACTCGCTCGACCGCAGCGCGCTGGCCACCGACACGGGCCTGCCCGAGATCGTCGGCGCCTCCTTCGGAGAGTGGGCCGAGGCCCGCGGGGCGATCGCGATCGCGCTGGACCACGTCACGGTCGACGCCGAAGCCCTGCCCTACTCGGCCTGA
- a CDS encoding sugar ABC transporter substrate-binding protein, with protein sequence MPLPLSSRPSTRRGHALRTGALVVIASVLAGLTACAPSAPNEGTIALLLPDAKTARYETFDRPWFEAQVAATGDFTVQYANADQDAAKQQQQAESALAAGVEVLVLDPVDGRAAATIVSQANAQNVPVIAYDRLISGGRIAYYVSFDNEKVGLLQATALVDGLAGRGEAGGGILMVNGSPTDSNAAQFNAGARRVLDASGLNVLATYDTPDWSPDKAQQWVAGQIAQRGDGIAGVYAANDGTAGGAIAALKAAGVAPLPLVTGQDAELAAIQRLVTGDQYMTVYKAIRQQAERAADVAVALARGETVTAPMEQDGIPTTLLEPVAVTVDDILATVVADGVWSVQEICTPDYAEACDAAGIR encoded by the coding sequence GTGCCGCTCCCGCTTTCCTCCCGTCCGTCGACCCGTCGCGGGCACGCCCTCCGCACGGGAGCGCTCGTCGTCATCGCGAGCGTGCTGGCAGGCCTCACCGCGTGCGCCCCGTCCGCACCGAACGAGGGGACGATCGCGCTGCTGCTGCCCGACGCCAAGACGGCACGGTACGAGACGTTCGACCGCCCGTGGTTCGAGGCGCAGGTCGCCGCCACCGGCGACTTCACGGTGCAGTACGCGAACGCCGATCAGGATGCCGCGAAGCAGCAGCAGCAGGCCGAGTCGGCTCTGGCGGCCGGGGTCGAGGTGCTGGTGCTCGACCCGGTCGACGGGCGCGCCGCGGCGACGATCGTCAGCCAGGCGAATGCGCAGAACGTGCCGGTCATCGCCTATGACCGCCTCATCTCCGGGGGCCGGATCGCCTACTACGTGTCCTTCGACAACGAGAAGGTGGGACTCCTGCAGGCGACCGCGCTCGTCGACGGGCTGGCCGGCCGCGGAGAGGCCGGGGGCGGCATCCTCATGGTCAACGGCTCCCCCACCGACAGCAACGCGGCCCAGTTCAACGCGGGGGCACGACGTGTGCTGGATGCCAGCGGACTGAACGTGCTGGCGACCTACGACACCCCCGACTGGAGTCCCGACAAGGCGCAGCAGTGGGTCGCCGGTCAGATCGCCCAGCGCGGCGACGGCATCGCCGGCGTGTACGCCGCGAACGACGGCACAGCGGGGGGCGCCATCGCCGCGCTCAAGGCCGCGGGCGTCGCGCCCCTCCCGCTCGTGACGGGTCAGGATGCCGAGCTCGCCGCCATCCAGCGCCTCGTGACCGGCGACCAGTACATGACCGTCTACAAGGCGATCCGGCAGCAGGCCGAGCGCGCCGCCGACGTCGCCGTCGCCCTCGCCCGCGGCGAGACGGTCACCGCTCCGATGGAGCAGGACGGCATCCCGACCACGCTGCTGGAGCCGGTCGCCGTGACGGTCGACGACATCCTCGCGACGGTGGTCGCCGACGGGGTGTGGAGCGTCCAGGAGATCTGCACGCCCGACTACGCTGAGGCATGCGATGCGGCCGGGATCCGGTGA